The following proteins are co-located in the Fusarium verticillioides 7600 chromosome 7, whole genome shotgun sequence genome:
- a CDS encoding hypothetical protein (At least one base has a quality score < 10), whose product MVQLPFVALAALLIIPFTSAALTQCPSKEASWTSKTGTEYTICRNTDYRYGGGSLKVARDIKSTNACAEICSKDPRCVKAVYDKRNRICHVKDNANEAKMNWASDAKFDTIRVKNVNEGVFISRCPNPTNNYRAKGGKTFNVCHNSDYVGPTSRMTKNCASLAACADICSGIKTCKKAVYDKQDKVCHIKETEPKASLFWVQSKRYSVVHSPVESKPATQGKWSDLIRLPVIPVAAYVVPQFPQSQQLLFFSSWGADAFGGASGRTQFGVLDLPSGAVGQREVADTHHDMFCPGMSQLADGRILIQGGSDAEAVTLYNPKTNSFTRGPDMKMPRGYQTSTILSDGRVFTIGGATPRQCFQAGPSKEQHWYGTKQKGSIVKSGKRDNADAMCGIFVMYDAVAGKILSAGGAQDYTASDANKRAHITTIGAPYKPASVKRVADMAFPRGFGNAVVLPDGTVLVTGGQRKAMVFTNTDGILVPELYNPATNKWTQLAPHAVPRNYHSVSILLPDATVFIGGGGLCYVAKIGGSTAGCDKTADHADGEIFQPPYLFNKDGSIAKRPIIQNLAQKPVKAGSTLKFNVTNTSGKVKMSLVRMGSATHSVNSDQRRVPLTDFQVKGNQYTVKLPKDNGILLPGYYYLFVMSPQGTPSMSKTVQIAL is encoded by the exons ATGGTTCAACTTCCATTCGTGGCTCTAGCAGCCCTACTAATTATTCCATTCACTTCCGCTGCTCTCACGCAGTGCCCATCCAAAGAAGCATCATGGACTTCCAAGACCGGCACCGAGTACACCATTTGCCGCAATACCGACTACCGATATGGTGGAGGCAGTCTCAAGGTCGCTCGAGACATCAAATCTACCAATGCCTGTGCTGAAATCTGCAGCAAGGACCCACGATGCGTCAAGGCTGTATACGATAAGCGAAACCGCATCTGCCACGTCAAGGACAATGccaacgaggccaagatgaacTGGGCATCAGACGCCAAGTTCGACACTATTCGAGTCAAGAACGTCAACGAGGGAGTCTTCATCTCTCGTTGCCCCAACCCAACCAACAACTACCGCGCCAAGGGCGGCAAGACTTTCAATGTCTGCCACAACAGTGACTACGTTGGCCCGACTAGTCGAATGACCAAGAACTGCGCTTCTCTTGCTGCGTGTGCTGATATCTGCTCTGGTATCAAGACATGCAAGAAAGCCGTTTACGACAAGCAGGACAAGGTCTGCCACATCAAGGAGACTGAGCCCAAGGCTTCGCTCTTTTGGGTGCAGAGCAAGCGATACAGCGTGGTTCACTCCCCAGTCGAGTCTAAGCCCGCAACCCAAGGCAAATGGTCGGATCTTATCCGTCTCCCTGTCATCCCCGTTGCCGCCTATGTTGTTCCCCAATTCCCTCAATCGCAGcagcttcttttcttctcatcttggGGCGCTGACGCTTTCGGTGGCGCCTCTGGCCGTACCCAGTTTGGAGTTCTCGACCTTCCTTCAGGTGCCGTCGGACAGCGAGAGGTCGCCGATACTCACCACGATATGTTCTGCCCCGGAATGAGTCAACTCGCTGATGGACGCATCTTGATCCAGGGTGGTTCCGATGCCGAGGCCGTGACTCTTTACAACCCCAAGACCAACTCTTTCACCCGTGGACCTGACATGAAGATGCCTCGTGGCTACCAGACTTCCACCATCCTGTCTGATGGACGAGTTTTCACCATTGGTGGAGCTACTCC ACGGCAGTGCTTCCAAGCCGGCCCTAGCAAGGAACAGCATTGGTATGGTACCAAGCAAAAGGGCTCGATTGTCAAGTCTGGCAAGAGAGATAACGCTGATGCCATGTGCGGTATCTTTGTCATGTACGATGCCGTTGCCGGTAAGATTCTGTCAGCTGGTGGTGCCCAGGACTACACTGCAAGCGATGCCAACAAGCGTGctcacatcaccaccattGGAGCTCCTTACAAGCCAGCTTCCGTCAAGCGTGTCGCTGATATGGCCTTCCCTCGTGGCTTCGGTAACGCTGTCGTTCTCCCTGATGGAACTGTTCTTGTGACTGGAGGTCAACGCAAGGCAATGGTTTTCACCAACACTGATGGTATCCTGGTCCCCGAGCTCTACAACCCTGCCACCAACAAGTGGACTCAGCTTGCGCCTCACGCTGTACCCCGCAACTACCACTCTGTATCTATCCTGTTGCCCGATGCCACGGTATTTATCGGTGGCGGCGGCCTCTGCTACGTTGCTAAGATTGGTGGTTCAACTGCTGGCTGCGACAAGACAGCTGATCACGCTGATGGAGAGATCTTCCAGCCTCCTTACCTGTTCAACAAGGATGGCTCCATTGCTAAGCGCCCCATCATACAGAACCTGGCTCAGAAGCCTGTCAAAGCCGGTAGCactctcaagttcaacgtCACTAACACTtctggcaaggtcaagatgtCTCTTGTTCGTATGGGAAGTGCTACACACTCCGTCAACAGTGACCAGAGGCGTGTCCCTCTCACCGACTTCCAAGTCAAGGGCAACCAGTACACTGTCAAGCTACCCAAGGATAATGGTATCCTTCTGCCTGGCTATTACTATCTCTTTGTCATGTCGCCGCAGGGCACTCCTAGCATGTCAAAGACAGTTCAGATTGCATTGTAA